The genomic DNA ttttttttttttttttccttccccgaCAGGTATGAACAGTTTTATAAGCATGTTCCTCTTATAGCCGctttgcacaaaattgacTTCGTTTTGATTGAACAGCAGTAAgtgcagaaaaagaaaaaaatggagaaaaagcaaaaaatggaggaaaaaaagaactccTCGGGGGGGGAGAGCATCGACGGCGTGGATGGACATCACCCTGGGCGCCAGCTCATGTGGTAGTTAGCCATTCCGATCATCCCCTTCCCCCGCTCACCACGCTCATCCTTTCCTCCCCGCCAAGCTATGTGAACACACTCGATTTTATCAAATTACCGAAAACGGGTCTTATCGGAATCCTACCGCTGCAGGCGGAAGGTCAATCACTTCCGGAGATTTCGGAGAAAGTACGAAGCTTAGTGTCCTTAGTGCACACCTACCACGTGGAGATAACCCCCCCGTACTTGTTTGGCCACCCGAGTAATAACAAAGCAGAACGAAAACGGAGACCGTGCGAAAGTGCTCCACGTACGTACCGTTGCTCTGCATGTGTAGACCCTCCTCCGTTGTGGCCGCCCACCccttttgctcatttttcacCCCCTCTGCTGACAGGCTACATCAACACGAGGTTTAAAGTTGAAGAAGTAAAGGGAAAGCCCTACGCGAAACATCTGTCGCGGAAGGAGAGAAAGGCTTTACGGAAGTCGATACGAAAAAGTAACATATAAGGTCAAGGCGATTTTGCACAGGAACAAATGGAGACGAACgggtgaaaacaaaaaaaaaagaaagaagaagcgcagtaggaagaggaggaagaataAGAATAAGAGTATGAATATGAATAAGATCATGAATATGAATAAGAACAAGAATAAGAATAAGAACAGAATAGCATGAACCGCTCAAATCGCGCGACGCACGTGAAG from Plasmodium cynomolgi strain B DNA, scaffold: 1385, whole genome shotgun sequence includes the following:
- a CDS encoding hypothetical protein (putative): MEKKQKMEEKKNSSGGESIDGVDGHHPGRQLIYVNTLDFIKLPKTGLIGILPLQAEGQSLPEISEKVRSLVSLVHTYHVEITPPYLFGHPSNNKAERKRRPCESAPRYINTRFKVEEVKGKPYAKHLSRKERKALRKSIRKSNI